The genomic segment ACCTTGTTAGATTCTATTCAAGGGCGTAGCCCGAATGTGGCGCTTTTGCCATTAGTGTCTATCCCCGAGCTTGAAACCTGGATTGAAACTTGGACATTTAGCGAAACAATTCACAGTCGTTCTTACACACATATCATCCGTAATATTGTCAATGATCCATCAATAGTATTTGATGATATTGTCACAAACGAAGAGATTATTAAGCGTGCCAAAGATATTTCCGCCTATTATGATGATTTGATTCGTGACAGCCAACTCTATAGTTTGTATGGTGAAGGCAGTTATCAGGTTGATGGAAAAACCTGTGAGGTCAGTTTGCGTAGTCTAAAAAGACAACTTTATCTCTGTATGATGAGTGTGAATGCGCTTGAAGCAATTCGTTTTTATGTCTCTTTTGCTTGCTCATTTGCCTTTGCAGAACGGCAGCTTATGGAAGGAAATGCCAAAATCATCAAATTTATTGCACGTGATGAAGCATTACATCTTACCGGCACTCAGCATATATTGAATATTATGACTTATGGCAATGATGATCCTGAAATGGTAGAAATTGCACGTGAATGTCGCCAAGAGGCCTACGAGCTTTTTTTAAGTGCAGCTGAACAAGAAAAAGCGTGGGCGGAATACCTGTTTAAAGACGGTTCGATGATAGGGCTGAATCGGGATATTTTGGTGCAATATATTGAATATATCACTAATATTCGGATGCAGGCTGTTGGGCTACCATTACCATTTAAGGCGCGTTCCAACCCCATTCCGTGGATCAATGCGTGGTTGGTTTCCGATAATGTACAGGTAGCACCACAAGAAGTGGAAGTCAGTTCTTATTTGGTTGGCCAGATTGATGCTAAAGTAGATAGCCGTGATTTTGGCGATTTTGAACTCTAGACTATGATAAACAAGCGGTTGATTTTTAGTGATTTTTTGCAAATTGCAAAATTTTCAGGAAATTCAACCGCTTGTATTTTTTTATGCAGGGTTATCAATATCAATAAATTCAACATCTAAACCATATTCAACGGCTAACCATTCACCTAAGGCTTTTACGCCATCTCGTTCCGTGGCGTGATGACCGCAAGCAAAATAATAGATTCCTTGTTCACGGGCAGAGTGGGTGGTCTGTTCGGAAATTTCGCCGCTAATAAAGGCATCACAGCCTTTTTCAAAGGCTAAATCAATATAGCCTTGTCCTCCGCCGGAGCAAATCCCGATTGTTTTAATCATTTTTTGTGGGCTATGCACAAATTCATCACATAAAATAACGGTGCGTTGTAACGTTTTTTCAAGTTTTTGTTTTAGTTCATTGGCGGAAATCGGATTTTCTAATTCACCGTACATTGGAATTGAATTAGGTCTGTCTTCTAAACCTTGTAGATTTTTTACGCCTAAATGCTTAGCAAGCTGGGCGTTGTTACCTAGTTCGGGGTGAATATCCAGTGGTAGGTGATAACCAAAGAGATTGATGTCATTCACTAAAAGCTGTTTAATGCGTTTACCTTTCATTCCTCGAATGCATGGGTTTTCACTTTTCCAAAAATAACCGTGGTGGACTAAAATTGCATCGGCGTTTCTCTCAATCGCTTTTTCAATCAGGGGAAGTGTGGCAGTCACACCGGTAATGATTTTTTTGATTTCTCTTTTCCCTTCAACTTGCAAGCCATTTGGGGCATAGTCGTTAATGGCGGAGCTGTTAAGTTTGGTGTTCAGAATTTGTTCTAGTTCAGTATTGGTTATTGCCATTTTATCTCCTTAAACTTGGCATAATAATGGATGTAGGGGCAAAAAATTTTTTGCCCCTACAGTGTAGCAGATAGTTATCGCATTTACTCTTGTGCCAGAGCAGTAATTGGGTTTAATTGGGAGGCGTTTCTTGCCGGAATGTAGCCAAATACCACACCGATAAGTGTAGAGCAGAGCACGGCAATAATCACCGATTCCGGTGAAAGCATCATTTTAAAATTCGTACCTAAGGTATTAAATGCCCAAATAATAGCGCTTGCCAGCAAAATGCCAATCACACCACCAATCAGGCAAATAACCACCGCTTCAATTAAAAATTGTTGCAAAATATTGCGTTGTTTTGCACCAATCGCCATTCGGACACCAATTTCTCGGGTTCGCTCGGTGACGGAAACCAACATAATATTCATTACCCCGATACCGCCGACAATCAGCGAAATAAGGGCGATAGAGGAAATCAGCAAGGTCATTGTATTGGTGGTACTGGTAATGGTTTGTTTGATCGTATCACTATTCATAATAAAGAAATCTTTTTTGCCGTGTTTAGCTACCAACAATTCGGTAATGCTTTTTTCAGCAGTTTGGCTTTCAATATCATCTTTAATTTTAACCGTGAGTGAATCTATCTGTTTTGCACCTGAAATGCGTTGCATAATAGTGGTATAAGGCGCCCACAAGGTAAGGCTACTTTGGTTCATATTATTTGACTGTTGTGCCACACCAATGATTTGTAACGGTTTTTTATCCACTAGAATCGTTTTACCTTCAACAGGCTCTGTCAGCCCCAAATCTTTTTGAGTGTTAGGGTCAATGACAATAACCTGTGCCACATTTTTTACTTCCTCGGCACTGAAAAAACGCCCTGAGATCAGCTTTAACCCTTTCACATCAATAAATTGCTCTCCAACACCTCGTACTGAACCGGTTACTGCGGTATTACCATAAATCAATGTGGCACTGACATTGCTTGAAGGAGTAATGCTTTCCACATAGCTTTGCCGCCCCAACATTAAGGCATCACTGATGGTTAAATTCTTAGTCAGATTGGCTCTTCTATCACCAAAGCCGGTTCCATTCATAATATCAATCGTATTTGTGCCTAGGTTGTTGATATTAGAAAGGATTTGTTGTTGCGAGCCTCTTCCAAGAGCAACCACAGAAATCACAGAGGTAATGCCAATAATAATGCCCAGCATCGTGAGGATTGCCCGCATTTTATGTGCCATAATTGCGCTGGTTGCCATTTTAAAGGATTCAAACAGTTGATCCCAAAAGCGAGGTTTTTGTGTTGTCGTTTTATTGAGAGCCGTTTCCTGAACATCAGCACGTTGGCGTTCATCTCGAATGATTTGCCCATCTTTAATTTCAACGACACGGCTGGCTTGGGCAGCAATGTTTGGGTCGTGTGTCACCATAATAATGGTATGACCTTCTTGGTGTAGTTCTCGTAAGATTTCTAGCACAGTTTCGCCACTTTTAGAATCTAATGCACCGGTAGGCTCGTCTGCAAGAATGATTTCACCGCCGTTCATTAAGGCTCGTGCAATGCTGACTCGTTGCTGTTGCCCTCCAGATAACTCATTCGGCTTATGTTGGGTTTTATCTGATAAACCTAACTTCGTTAATAACGTATTAGCTCGCTTTTTGCGTGATGAGCTATCCATTCCGGCATAAATGGCAGGTAGGGCAACATTTTCGTTTGCATTCAAAGCTGAGAGAAGATTATAGCGTTGGAAAATAAACCCAAGCTTGCGTTGGCGTAAATCAGACAGTTCATCTGCAGACATTGTTTGGGTCTCTTTGCCATCAATACGGCAAATACCTGAGCTGGCAGTATCTAAACAGCCAATAATATTCATTAAGGTAGATTTGCCAGAACCTGAAGCACCTATAATTGCGACAAAATCACCCTGTTCAATACTGAGATTGATATTTTTTAAAATATGAGCTTGAGTTTGCCCCAAGCCAAAGTATTTATTGAGATTTTCTATTTCAATTAATTTCATACAAGCGGTTATTTTTCGACTGTTTTTTACAAACGAAATGATCTTTTTCCTTAGGAATGCCAAAGGGGAAGTTTCAGTTCGATTTTTAATCCTCCCATATTACTTTTATCTAAATGAATAGTACCTTGGTGCTGTTGAACTACATTTTGTACAATCGCTAATCCTAGTCCGGTTCCTCCCGTTTCTCTTGCTCTTGCTTCATCTATGCGGTAAAAAGGTTTAAGAATATTTTCATATTCGTTTTCTGGAACCCCTTCGCCATCATCTTCAACTGTGAGAAATAAATGACCATCATCTACATTCATTGAGACCGAAAGCATTTTTTTTGCATATTTTTGGCCGTTTCGGATCAAATTTTCTAAAGCGCTGGCCAGTAAATCTACGGCTCCGTTAATAGAATAAGATTCTGGGTTTTTGATGTTTTGCTTGATGATAAAAATGATATTATTTTGTGAGGTTTCAAATTTAGCATCTTCAATTACATTATTCCAAATTTCATCAATTGCAAAAATTTTTTTATGAATTTGATAATTTAATTGTTCACGTGATATGGTTAACAAGTCTTTTATCAATTGGTCTAATTTACCTACTTCTGCTTCAATGCGATCGATTTCTGCCAGACCACAGGTTTTACGGCGTAATATAGCAATAGCGAGTTGTAATCTGGCTAAAGGTGTTTTTAACTCATGAGATATATCCGAAATCATTCTTTGTTGCTGCTGAGTTAAATTTTTTAAGCTTATCACCATATGGTTAAAGCTTTTTCCAACTTCCCCAATTTCATAGATCCATTCTGATTCTAATTTAGGATTAGTTTCCAAATTACCAGAGGCTACCGCATTTGCCGAGATAGTTAATTCTTTAACCGGTTTGGTAATTTTAAAGGATAACCAGATTAATAAAGGAATTCCGGCAAACATAAGTAATACCGCCATAATAAAAGGGGAGTCTAAAATCGTATTAATCCACTCTTTTTGAGCATCTACCGCTTTAATAAAATATTGGTTATAAGTATGGTTTTCGGATTTCACGACAAATGGACCATAGATTTCACTATTTTCAAACCGTCTTTGTAACGGCTCTTCAGTCTGTTGTGATTGATAAATAAAAAACTGCAATGCTTTAATATTACTTTGGTTTACGCCACTTAAATTACCAGTTTTTTTATCTTCTAGGATTACATCAAATCCATTAGATGTTTCAACTGATAAATTTCTATCAAAAACTTCATCTAAATTTAAGCTTTTCTCTGTTTCAAAGCTTTCATTTTTAAAGAAAATTTGGTCTTTTGCAGAAAGGGGAGAAAATTTGCGAGCATCAAATTTATCTAAATTAAATGCAATGGTAATAAATAATATAAGCAATAAACCATACGAGGTCACTAGCTTGTATGCTAAGCGTTTACGAAATTCTAAATATTTTTTAACAAGATTTGACATAATAATAAAAATGCAAAAAATCCCTAAAATATTAACTATTTAGGGATTTAATAAAAGACATTATTCAGTTACTAACAAGTAACCCCGACCTCTTAAGGTTTTAAACCAAGGTAATCCATCTTCCCGTTCGGGTAATTTTTTACGAAGATTAGAAATATGCATATCAATTGCACGATCATAAGGCGTTAAATTTTTCCCTAAAATTTCTAAACTCAATAATTCTCTGGACAAAATCTCCCCTGGGTTTCGCATTAACATTTGTAATAATGCAAATTCAGTCCCCGTTAAATCAAGATCACATCCTTGATAATAAGCCTGCTGACGTCCTGAATGTAATTCAACTCCGGCAAATTGTAATGATTTAGAGATGTTTTCAGTATAATTCTGTTCAGAATGGTCTGTTGAAGCTGGGCGAGAGGTTGTTCTTCGAAGTATCGCTTTCATTCTAGCGACTAGTTCACGATCATTAAAAGGTTTCGGTAAATAATCGTCAGCCCCTAATTCTAAACCTAAGATTCTATCAATTTGATCATCTCTTGCACTTAACATTAAAACGGGTAATGAGTATTTTTGTCGTATACGTTTTAATGTTTCCACGCCATTTAATACCGGCATCATCACATCTAGTAATACTAAATCATATTGATTAGACTCTAACTCATTTAAGCCTTCTAAACCATTATGCACAACTTTCATTTTAAATCCTTCTAATGAAAGTAATTCAGTTAGTAGCTCAGTAAACTCAATATCATCATCTATTAATAAGATTTTTGACATAAAATATTTCCTATAAAATTAAAACTAACTTTACAAAGGTAAAAATTATTATAACAATTGATGTTTTTTATTCTACCACTTTTATTTTGTGCCAAATTACATCTAATTCTTCTAATTTACATTCTTTTACAGTTCTTCCCGATTTTTTCACAAATTTTTCAACTTTTCGAAAGCGATGTTCAAATTTTAGATTTGCATTGCGTAAAATTTCCTCGGCATCGGTATGATAATGGCGGCATAAATTTACAATCGCAAACAAGAGATCACCTAATTCTTCAGCAAGTTCGGCAGAGCGAGCCGGATATTGTGCGATTTCTGCTTTGACTTCATCGAGTTCTTCTTCGACTTTTGCCAGCACATCGTGCGGATTATCCCAATCGAACCCGACTTTCGCACACCGTTTTTGTAGCTTATTCGCACGGGTGAGGGCAGGCAAGGCGAATGGCAAATCGTCTAAAATCGAGTCTTGATTGCGGTGTTTTTCATCATTCGCTTTTTGGGCTTCCCAACTTTGTAAGGCTTCGTCGCTGTTAGTGGCTTTCACCTCGCCAAAAACGTGAGGGTGGCGGTAAATCAGTTTATCGTGAATATCCGTTACTACATCATCAAAAGTGAAACTGCCTTCCTCTTTCGCTAATTGGCTTAAAAAGACCACTTGCAGTAATAAATCGCCTAACTCTTCACGCAAAGCGGTGCGGTCTTGGGTGTGAATGGCTTCCGCTACTTCGTAGGTTTCTTCCAACAAGTGGGGCAACATCGTGTCAAAATTCTGTTTGAGATCCCACGGGCAGCCGTGTTCAGGGTGGCGAAGTTGGTTTACAACATCAAGAAATTGTTCAATGGTTGCCATAGTATTTCCTTTTTACAAGCGGTTATTTTTGATCAAAATTTTGCAAATTCTACCATAGCCCGTGCTTTTTCGCTTATAATGCGGAAATTTATTAAGTATGAGCAGAGCAATGGCAGCAGAAAAATTAACTAAAAAACGCTTAATTCAAATTGTGGTGATGTTAATCATTCTTCTGATTGCGTTTTTTTATCGAACTTATACACATAGTTAGTGATCTGATATGTCAATAAAACATATCAAAAACCGATAAATTATGCTTTAATAGCAACCATTTACTAAACCCAACAACTCAATCCAAAAGGAAGAATAATGAGCTGGTTAGACAGAATTTTAGGTAGAGACTCTTCATCATCAAGCAGTACAAAATCAAAAGTGCCTGAAGGGGTATGGACAAAATGTACCAGTTGTGAACAAGTTCTCTATAGCGAAGAATTACAACGCAATCAACAGGTTTGCCCCAAATGCGATCATCATATGCGTATTGATGCCCGCACTCGTTTATTGAATTTATTAGATAAAGATTCTGCGGTCGAAATCGCTGCTGACTTAGAGCCGGAAGATGTGTTGAAATTTAAAGATTTAAAGAAATATAAAGATCGTTTAACTGCCGCACAAAAACAAACCGGCGAAAAAGATTCTTTTATCGTGCTTGCCGGTACATTGCATAATATGCCAGTGGTTACAGCCTCCTTTAACTTTGAGTTTATGGGCGGCTCAATGGGTTCTGTGGTGGGAGCAAAATTTGTGAAAGCCGCAGAAAAAGCCCTAGCTGAAAAAATTCCGTTTATCTGTTTCTCGGCATCGGGTGGGGCTCGTATGCAAGAGGCGTTATTCTCTTTAATGCAAATGGCAAAAACCAGTGCGATTTTAGCCAAAATGAAAGAGCAGGGTGTGCCGTTTATTTCGGTATTAACCGACCCGACTTTAGGTGGTGTTTCCGCAAGTTTGGCAATGCTGGGCGATGTGAATATTGCTGAACCAAAAGCTCTAATCGGCTTTGCCGGTCCACGAGTAATTGAGCAAACCGTGCGTGAAAAACTGCCTGAAGGTTTCCAACGTGCAGAGTTCTTATTAGAACACGGGGCAGTTGATATGATCGTGCATCGTAAAGAGATGCGTGATACCCTTGCCCGCCTGTGTGCAAAATTAACCAATCAGCCAACACCGTTTAAAGTGGCGGAATTGATTGTAGAAAATGCAGAATAATTTGATTTAATCTGAATGAATACATTAAGCATACCTAAAGCCACGGATTCTTTGGAAACGTGGCTTTCCTATTTAGAACAAGCCCATTCTAAACCGATTGATATGGGCTTAGATCGTATTCGTAAGGTGGCAACAGAGCTGGATTTACTCAAACCTGCCCCTTATGTGATTACCGTTGCAGGTACCAACGGCAAGGGTTCGACCTGTCGTTTGTTAGAAGTCACTTTATTAAAAGCCGGTTTTCGGGTTGGGGTTTACTCTTCGCCCCATTTAATTCATTACAATGAACGGGTAAGAATTAATGGCGATGTTCTTCCGGATAGCGATCACGTTCTATCATTTGCAAAAATTAATGAAAAAAAGACCGCTTCACTCACTTATTTTGAGTTTAGTACGCTGTCTGCATTTGAGCTATTCAAACAAAATCAGCTCGATATTGTGATTTTAGAAGTCGGATTAGGTGGACGATTAGATGCCACTAATATAATTGATCCAAACCTTGCTGTGATTACCTCGATTGACATCGACCACGTTGCATTTTTAGGCGATAACCGTGAAGACATCGGGCGTGAGAAAGCCGGTATTTTCCGTGAAAATATTCCGGTTGTCATCGGCGAGCCTGATTGCCCTAATTCGATGAAACAGATTGTGAATTCGTTAAATTGTCACGCTTTTTACCGAGGTAAAGACTGGCAGTTTGAAATTAAGAATAATCTGTTTCATTGGTATTCTGAAGAAAAATCCTTTATTGATTTACCAATGCCACTTATTCCGATTCCAAACGCCGGCACCACATTGGCTGTGTTAATGCAACTGCCATTTGAAATTGATGAAGAAATTAT from the Mannheimia haemolytica genome contains:
- the mazG gene encoding Nucleoside triphosphate pyrophosphohydrolase codes for the protein MATIEQFLDVVNQLRHPEHGCPWDLKQNFDTMLPHLLEETYEVAEAIHTQDRTALREELGDLLLQVVFLSQLAKEEGSFTFDDVVTDIHDKLIYRHPHVFGEVKATNSDEALQSWEAQKANDEKHRNQDSILDDLPFALPALTRANKLQKRCAKVGFDWDNPHDVLAKVEEELDEVKAEIAQYPARSAELAEELGDLLFAIVNLCRHYHTDAEEILRNANLKFEHRFRKVEKFVKKSGRTVKECKLEELDVIWHKIKVVE
- the nrdB_1 gene encoding Ribonucleoside-diphosphate reductase 1 subunit beta, giving the protein MAYTTFSQHKNDQLKEPMFFGQNVNVARYDQQKYEIFEKLIEKQLSFFWRPEEVDVSQDRIDYAQLPEHEKHIFISNLKYQTLLDSIQGRSPNVALLPLVSIPELETWIETWTFSETIHSRSYTHIIRNIVNDPSIVFDDIVTNEEIIKRAKDISAYYDDLIRDSQLYSLYGEGSYQVDGKTCEVSLRSLKRQLYLCMMSVNALEAIRFYVSFACSFAFAERQLMEGNAKIIKFIARDEALHLTGTQHILNIMTYGNDDPEMVEIARECRQEAYELFLSAAEQEKAWAEYLFKDGSMIGLNRDILVQYIEYITNIRMQAVGLPLPFKARSNPIPWINAWLVSDNVQVAPQEVEVSSYLVGQIDAKVDSRDFGDFEL
- the phoP gene encoding Alkaline phosphatase synthesis transcriptional regulatory protein phoP; protein product: MSKILLIDDDIEFTELLTELLSLEGFKMKVVHNGLEGLNELESNQYDLVLLDVMMPVLNGVETLKRIRQKYSLPVLMLSARDDQIDRILGLELGADDYLPKPFNDRELVARMKAILRRTTSRPASTDHSEQNYTENISKSLQFAGVELHSGRQQAYYQGCDLDLTGTEFALLQMLMRNPGEILSRELLSLEILGKNLTPYDRAIDMHISNLRKKLPEREDGLPWFKTLRGRGYLLVTE
- the macB gene encoding Macrolide export ATP-binding/permease protein MacB; its protein translation is MKLIEIENLNKYFGLGQTQAHILKNINLSIEQGDFVAIIGASGSGKSTLMNIIGCLDTASSGICRIDGKETQTMSADELSDLRQRKLGFIFQRYNLLSALNANENVALPAIYAGMDSSSRKKRANTLLTKLGLSDKTQHKPNELSGGQQQRVSIARALMNGGEIILADEPTGALDSKSGETVLEILRELHQEGHTIIMVTHDPNIAAQASRVVEIKDGQIIRDERQRADVQETALNKTTTQKPRFWDQLFESFKMATSAIMAHKMRAILTMLGIIIGITSVISVVALGRGSQQQILSNINNLGTNTIDIMNGTGFGDRRANLTKNLTISDALMLGRQSYVESITPSSNVSATLIYGNTAVTGSVRGVGEQFIDVKGLKLISGRFFSAEEVKNVAQVIVIDPNTQKDLGLTEPVEGKTILVDKKPLQIIGVAQQSNNMNQSSLTLWAPYTTIMQRISGAKQIDSLTVKIKDDIESQTAEKSITELLVAKHGKKDFFIMNSDTIKQTITSTTNTMTLLISSIALISLIVGGIGVMNIMLVSVTERTREIGVRMAIGAKQRNILQQFLIEAVVICLIGGVIGILLASAIIWAFNTLGTNFKMMLSPESVIIAVLCSTLIGVVFGYIPARNASQLNPITALAQE
- the folC gene encoding Bifunctional protein folC, whose product is MNTLSIPKATDSLETWLSYLEQAHSKPIDMGLDRIRKVATELDLLKPAPYVITVAGTNGKGSTCRLLEVTLLKAGFRVGVYSSPHLIHYNERVRINGDVLPDSDHVLSFAKINEKKTASLTYFEFSTLSAFELFKQNQLDIVILEVGLGGRLDATNIIDPNLAVITSIDIDHVAFLGDNREDIGREKAGIFRENIPVVIGEPDCPNSMKQIVNSLNCHAFYRGKDWQFEIKNNLFHWYSEEKSFIDLPMPLIPIPNAGTTLAVLMQLPFEIDEEIIRQALNEAQMTGRFQTLTDSDFAHFSQPKPAAKVIIDVGHNPHAARYLADKLAELKQVNQKIYAVFSALEDKNLSGIVEPLANIIDEWHCAGLDCWRGQTGDAVLAKLVKVLPNSTACCYENVAQASRVLFEKATENDIVLVFGSFHTVADFMLWLET
- a CDS encoding metal-binding protein; translated protein: MAITNTELEQILNTKLNSSAINDYAPNGLQVEGKREIKKIITGVTATLPLIEKAIERNADAILVHHGYFWKSENPCIRGMKGKRIKQLLVNDINLFGYHLPLDIHPELGNNAQLAKHLGVKNLQGLEDRPNSIPMYGELENPISANELKQKLEKTLQRTVILCDEFVHSPQKMIKTIGICSGGGQGYIDLAFEKGCDAFISGEISEQTTHSAREQGIYYFACGHHATERDGVKALGEWLAVEYGLDVEFIDIDNPA
- the accD gene encoding Acetyl-coenzyme A carboxylase carboxyl transferase subunit beta; its protein translation is MSWLDRILGRDSSSSSSTKSKVPEGVWTKCTSCEQVLYSEELQRNQQVCPKCDHHMRIDARTRLLNLLDKDSAVEIAADLEPEDVLKFKDLKKYKDRLTAAQKQTGEKDSFIVLAGTLHNMPVVTASFNFEFMGGSMGSVVGAKFVKAAEKALAEKIPFICFSASGGARMQEALFSLMQMAKTSAILAKMKEQGVPFISVLTDPTLGGVSASLAMLGDVNIAEPKALIGFAGPRVIEQTVREKLPEGFQRAEFLLEHGAVDMIVHRKEMRDTLARLCAKLTNQPTPFKVAELIVENAE
- the cpxA gene encoding Sensor protein CpxA produces the protein MSNLVKKYLEFRKRLAYKLVTSYGLLLILFITIAFNLDKFDARKFSPLSAKDQIFFKNESFETEKSLNLDEVFDRNLSVETSNGFDVILEDKKTGNLSGVNQSNIKALQFFIYQSQQTEEPLQRRFENSEIYGPFVVKSENHTYNQYFIKAVDAQKEWINTILDSPFIMAVLLMFAGIPLLIWLSFKITKPVKELTISANAVASGNLETNPKLESEWIYEIGEVGKSFNHMVISLKNLTQQQQRMISDISHELKTPLARLQLAIAILRRKTCGLAEIDRIEAEVGKLDQLIKDLLTISREQLNYQIHKKIFAIDEIWNNVIEDAKFETSQNNIIFIIKQNIKNPESYSINGAVDLLASALENLIRNGQKYAKKMLSVSMNVDDGHLFLTVEDDGEGVPENEYENILKPFYRIDEARARETGGTGLGLAIVQNVVQQHQGTIHLDKSNMGGLKIELKLPLWHS